In Nostoc sp. PCC 7120 = FACHB-418, the following proteins share a genomic window:
- a CDS encoding ribbon-helix-helix protein, CopG family — protein MAAITINITEQQLQKLQELAEKLGMSTEELLSASVEDLLNYPQNEFNQSASYVLRKNAELYKRLA, from the coding sequence ATGGCTGCCATAACAATTAATATTACAGAGCAGCAACTACAAAAATTGCAGGAATTAGCGGAAAAGTTGGGGATGTCTACTGAAGAATTGTTATCTGCCTCTGTAGAAGATTTGTTGAACTACCCCCAAAATGAGTTTAACCAATCAGCTAGTTATGTACTGCGAAAAAATGCTGAACTTTACAAGCGATTAGCATGA
- a CDS encoding type II toxin-antitoxin system death-on-curing family toxin translates to MIRFLTLVEVVELHRQIIEQSGGALGIRDRGTLESALAQPRMTFGGEDLYPTLVDKAAAIGFSLIMNHPFIDGNKRIGHAAMEVFLVMNGNEIDASVDEQETIILSLASGELEREAFVQWLKNHIKVI, encoded by the coding sequence ATGATTCGCTTCTTGACACTGGTTGAAGTTGTCGAACTTCACCGTCAGATTATCGAGCAGTCTGGTGGCGCGTTGGGTATCCGCGATAGAGGTACTTTAGAATCTGCACTGGCTCAACCTCGGATGACTTTTGGCGGTGAGGATCTGTACCCGACACTTGTTGATAAGGCTGCGGCTATCGGTTTTTCGCTGATCATGAATCATCCATTTATTGATGGGAATAAGCGGATTGGTCATGCAGCAATGGAAGTTTTTCTAGTCATGAATGGTAATGAAATTGATGCTTCTGTCGATGAGCAGGAGACGATTATACTATCTCTAGCATCGGGTGAACTTGAGCGTGAGGCATTTGTACAATGGTTGAAAAATCATATCAAGGTTATCTAA